CTTTTGTTTGATGGTCCCTACACATATACCGTTATCGTTATGCTATTAGTTTCTTAATTACAGTACATTTTTATAACAAATACATAAGTTTTGGTATACATAGTGTTAGGTTAATAACTTTACCATTTATCTTGTGATGAGTCTATACATACTGAGcccattgaattatttgaaagaataatTATGTGATAGTACACCGTCAActaaatataaatgaagtataaCTCTTTAAgatgataatgattaatgatagagtatatacataaaataatacATGAACAAATGTGTTTTTTGAGAAGCCTAATAATGTAGCTATGTAACTACGTATTGAAATATTCTAaagtttaaatgaactttataggtaaagatGAAAGATTTTAACTAtcagattaaaattaaaagtaaaaataaaaagttatcttTAAATagaaaagtaagtaagtaactgttCAGTGTCGTCTTTTGCGGGTTTTGAGTCCCAatatctcgacggtgtatgggggaggttaagatgtaggcagaccttacctctacctaagtagagaagctgtttaaatggtagaaaagaccctccaacctttgcatagaatgaggatcgaacccatgatctCTGTCTCCAGAGCCCCAAAAAGTAAGctttaaatcttaacctttattttaaaaattctatTAACTTTATCTCTAAAATAAAACCACTTTTAGGATAAGCCAAAAAACTTAATATCTCATGTCCATGATTGTTCTCCAAAGCCCAAATACTTAACGTCCAGCCCAAACCGAAACAATCCAATCCATTGCCCAACCTTAAAGAGAGAGAAAGGCTCGCAAGCGTTATACTAtaaagaaaacaatcaaaactaGGGTTACATAAACCTTGTTGTTTACTTTTTCTGCCTTCAACACCACCAAATAACGCCGCCGTAGCAAAACCCTAGAAAGGtaattagttagttttttttttttaaaaaatacatattaatagatatatttcttgtatgatgatgatatgatttGTATGATTATAATGTAAACATATAACTGATTGAAAAATAATTAGCAGGAAGGAGGTAGAAATGGCAACAGTACCAGGGCAGCTGATATGGGAGATAGTGAAGAAGAACAACTGTTTTCTTGTAAAAGAGTTTGGCAACAACACCCAGAGTGTTCAGTTTAGCAAAGAGCCTAACAATCTTTACAACCTTAACTCCTACAAACATTCTGGtatatattttttcctttttaaaaaaaaattttttatccCATTTTTGTATAAtctatctttattatatataaagatagcaGTTGATCAATTATTAGAAAAATGTGATGTTTTCTTATTAGTAAGTAAATGTTTATGTCTAATCTTGTatgtacttaaaaaaaaaaaaactgaaaagcTTGTCTTATTACCTGAGACTTAGTTACTGCTGGATAATGTTGTTACTATGGTTACAGAAAACTCTTTGAATATATGTCTAGATTATTCATCTTCAAATTTGCAAAACTTACaaatccttacatatccttataaatccttaaaattctataattttatctccaaccatacaaacatccttacatatcactatctccaatggggatgTTTTTGGGAGCCCTTGggtgcccttaggtgccctttgCGGtcgaagcttgtccaaaactaaagattttttgatgcatgcctTTAcccaagggcatgcccttatGTGTCCTTACTtatactttttttgtttttagtggagttaaaggatatgtaaggatgtttgtatggttggagataaaattataggattttaaggatttataaagatgtttaaggatttgtaaggatatgatgtggcagctcaaggatgcctaagggcgtccttagcattggagatagcccaAGGAAACATAATGAACAACTTTGGGCCACAAAGTGCACCGACCATCTTTAAATAATGAGAGTAGTTTTGGTCATCAGGATTTTGTGCTGATTGTTAAGTTACAAATTACTTTGCTATAATTTGCAGGGCTAGCAAACAAGAAGACTGTTACCATTCAGCCAGCAGGAAAGGAACAATCTATTTTGCTTGCAACCTCCAAGACTAAGAAACAGGCCAAGCCTGCAAGCTTACTCCACAAGTCTGTCATGAAAAAGGAGTTCAACCGCATGGCTAAGGCAGTCATCAACCAGGTAATCACTTGAAGGGAAACCATGTACATTTGCCTTACAACATTCATGAATTGTGCTATTTAGTGAGTGTTGTCAAGCGATGTTAAGTTTTCTGCTTATGGATTTAAGATTTTATTACCTGGACTATTGCTAATGATAATCTGATATTTGCACTAGTGTTGCGTTTGCCTAGGTCTAGTAGACAATTTGTATCCTCTTCCCGAAATTTTTAGTGTCTTGGATACTTTCCATGTCATCAAGCAATGCTAAGTCTTTTGCTTATGATTTTATTAGCTGGACTACTGCTAATGGTACACTTATACTTGCCTAGTGCTAGTAGAATATATGTATTGTCTTCATGAATAATTTTAGTTTCTTAGATACTTTGACATTTGAGAAAACGTCCATTTGCTTGCTAAATGCTCGAAAACATATTTTGGTGGTTTGGTATTTGTATGTTGGATATGACTTTCGGTGGCAGAATGGGCGAGGGGTTTGAACATGCCAGAAATCTTGTTTGGATGGATCACAGAAAAAGATGGGTTCAGttagttatgatttaaatttgGTCATCGGAACTATTTTGATGATTTGTATTTGTAACTTAATGATTCAGCGCGGTGTTAGTTTCTCCACAACCGGTTTGGTTAATGCAACTTTTGACTTTCTTCACAATTGACAtaaatttagttatataaagcTTAAACATTTTAAACGCTAGAGAATAGTAACCCAAatcaacataatttttttagcAACTGAGGTTGGTTGGACTCTCATGGCTGGTGTGTTATTTTATCAATGGCAGGTTGCTAACAACTACTACAGGCCTGACTTGAAGAAGGCAGCTCTTGCAAGATTGAGTGCTGTGAACAGGAGCCTAAAGGTTTCAAAATCTGGTGTCAAGAAGAAGAACAGACAAGCTACAAGGGTTTATGGTAGGAAATGAGAATATTTTATTAGTGTTTGTGAGCTGAGATTGTTATAATATGATTTTCTGAATTTTGATGTCTAGACTCATTGAATCAACTTCCATCATCTTTCAGTGTCTGTCTCTGGTTGAAATGTTGTGTCAAGGATGGTTTGttcttttttgttataatatttGGCTTGTTAGAAATGTTGATTTGGTACTTCTGATAAGAAGTCTTTTGGTATAATCTCTGAATTAAATTTCCATACATGTCTTCTTTGGTTTGTCCATGTTTTTATATACATCTTTTAGGCGTATGTATTGGtaccattgaatagtttgggtttATTTGTCTGGAGGGTGGTGGTTGGCAAGCTTCCCACACTTAAAAATCTTTCTGCCTGAAAAATTAATGTTGGATTCcttacttttgtttttgtgaatGGCATTCGAGTGGTTGATCATAGATTCTTTGCCGGATGATTATATCCATACGGCTAAAGTGCTAAAGTTGGCATATTTGCATTGAACAATCCGCTGAAGCTTATCCCCAACCCAAAACTTATTATCAGTCTCATGTCAAAAACATATTGCTACTTTCAAGTTTTTGCGAATGTATGGCCTGTTAATGACATTGAAGGTATGTTTTTTACTTCGACACTAGTTgtttcaaatgatgaatttcAAGTTACAGCTTTCTTTCATGCTTTGTTTGTACCTGTATTCAAACTAGATTTTTAGTTTTCTGATACAAGACATGTATAAACAATTAAAGAGCTGGTGCAACTCTTTTGGTATCTAAAAGTTGTTGCGGGTTTGATTTCCCTATGCTAACAATGTTAGCCTCATCTGGTTACTCATGCAGTTTAGTTTGATATGCGTAATAACTTTAGTTTCTTTCCGGAAAaggttataatttatttatattaactttGTTTTCTATAAAACTTTACCATAAAACTATTCGTTAGATGAGATTAACACAAGAAAAGATATTATATGTCATTCTTTCGATTTTACtaatatcatcaactattataaaTGGGGatgtgaatataaggttgtgtTAGTATTTTCACACCTAATATTAATGTCGGTCATTCACTTTTCCTTTTATAAATATGATGATCTTAACTTGTATAGAGTAATTGTTAAAACCATGAAACACATGATGatgattaaattattatatattatcgaTTATGTACATATTTAAGTTTGATATCCAGCAACACGAGTACATTCTTTCAAGTTTACTTACAATTTTAGACTAGCCTCGATTAATATTACTGTAAGTTATGTGTTTGCTTTGGATTCTCGCACAggaatgaaaaaaattataaaagaaacaaTTTATTTTGCAGATGGGGCGTGCAAAATTAAGGATGGAATTCATAACGAATGAGAAAGCCCGAAATAGAGATTTTGAGGGAAAAACAACCGATTTCAGTACCCTTTGTGATGTTGATACAGTTATGATCATGTACCCTCCCAATAATTCTAACAAGCCTGATATTTGGCCTAATAACGACCATAATAAAACCATGAATACCATCACCTCTTACAAGTCAAAAAAGGGTGATCAAACAAGGATAAGAACTTATAATCTTATCGACTTTTTTAAAGATCGCCAGAGAAAGATCGAAGACGCGCTTCTTAAGGCCAGAATAAAGAACATGGAAGCCAAGTACCCAACGTGGTTCGATAAGTTAGATGGTTTGAACATATGTGAATTGACACAATTTGCCATGTGGTTgcaaaataaagagaaaatagTCATGGCTCATCTTGATCTCATGAAAAGAAACAACAACATGACCATTATTCAACAGCCCTTCATGTTTAGCTTTGATAACCGACCTGCAGCCTATGTTTCATTATGACAGTTTGGGTTCGGGTTCACAACCAACAGGGCACAGTAGTTCTCTGGTGTATGAGGGTGGTGTAGTTAATAATGGTCATAGCTTGAACCAGCAGGCATCTCCACAGGCGAAGGAGTCAGGGGCGGATGTAGCCTATAAACACCGGGGGGTAATGCCCCCTATGATTGGTCAAATAATTTAGATGGTATAGTGCAATTCGTTACAAAATATTAAGCTATAAATGATGATGCCTCGGTTTATATGGGTGTTGCCCCTTGTTAAGCGGCTGATTCTCTTATATGAATTTTAAattgaattattaaaatgttAGATTAGCATTagatattactcgtatattctAGTTAGACTCTAtaactctttattttatttttttaaatcttgaaCTTTTTTACTTTCTGGATATGGATATGCATTTGTTATTACTTACTAGtgtattcctttttcttttgttcatATTATGTCTAAGTTCCATAACTTACTTCTTATGGAAGAAGAAAATTTAGCTCTAATTAGTATTTAATGTCTTATTGTTATTCATGGtgttactttttaataaaaaaatttttatgcGATGACACTTTTTAATTGATATTTGTGTTATTATTTAGTATTGGTTCCAAAGTCGTCGCAGTTATCTTTTTGCTGCAAGTCAATTTTTTCTTTATCGTTGTTatagtttttttgttgtttagtTGTAACTTTGGCGGCTCATTGTAATAGACGTAAAGCTTAAATCTTAAGACTTATGGTAATTATATTTGTGCCCCCCTTATTATGAATTTCTACATCCGCCACTATGCATGGCGGTTGGGTGCCAGACTTTATGATGGAAGAATTGAACAACTGGGCATCTCCACAGGCAGTTGATCCTGATGGTATGTTGCCGGATTTTGTAATCCAAGTTCAATCGCACGTTAATCATGATGGTGGGCAATTTTCTAGCTTTAATCCTTGTTTTTATTAAAGTCATATTTGTAAACGTTAtgttagataaaaataaaaagggactAATGGTTTAAGTGATTACCTACTTTACTTCATATCATTTTCTTCGTTAGGACAATTTCTGTGTGATCATCTTGTATTGTTATAATACTTGGCAATTCTTTATATAACTATGATGATGTACTATCTATATGTATAAGCTATTACAAAATGAAGATAAAACATGTGTTTACATATGAACACAACATAAATACGTAATTGTTACTTACTGAGCTTGTACAACCAGCATGAGTTAACATATGGCCTTGACACATCTAGTGGTCATGTTCAACCATAGTTGGTGTGTTGTCTTTTTGCGTGTCATTTGTTTAATTGGAAGTGGGAATCTTTCAAAGTGTGAAAGGACGGTGGGGGTAAGCaaatttttaagttgttgacaCTTGAGACTTTACTATACATCCAAATCAATGAAAGTCTGAATTTTAACACACAAAGACATtgatgttttcatattttttttttcctttcggtaaatgaaataaagtactaaATACAAATCCTCACTTAACTTGTCAAAGAGATTAATTGAGCACACCTTTGAATCATGGCACCAGATTATCAAAGACTAGTGGGTTGACAACTTGATATGTATTGCAATTTATTTGAgaaattctttatttttcttaatgatAAATTGTATTTACAATATCGTCCCCAAATCAGATGGCCATAAAGGAATCATACAACTAATTGCATGATATCGATTTGACTTAATTATGGAAATGGTACAtaacgtttgcgccatattactggtttcatatctttcctttcgaaattacgctgatcatacccaacgtatacaAATTTCCACTCAGACCATACTAaaggctaacgccgtcacgtggccgttaaaaaccccccacgtgacttgcacgtgagggggtaaagatgtaatatcatgttttttaattacttaaatggtacctaacgtttgcacgatattgctgatttcatacctaatgtttcttaattaataaCCTGTACCCAGACCCGTCGGGTCCCTATTTACTTACTAAGTGTCGGGTAATGAGTTTCTCCACATGTAATCAGGGATCTGTTATTATcgttaataattttttaaaatcatttcaCTTTTTTTCAATGCAAAACTTTGTTTCataaaaaagtaatttgaaTATTGGTATCTAACTTCATGACTTTTCCGAGCATAGTATAAAATTTATCTCACAATTTGATTATGT
The sequence above is drawn from the Erigeron canadensis isolate Cc75 chromosome 4, C_canadensis_v1, whole genome shotgun sequence genome and encodes:
- the LOC122597680 gene encoding uncharacterized protein LOC122597680, which translates into the protein MGRAKLRMEFITNEKARNRDFEGKTTDFSTLCDVDTVMIMYPPNNSNKPDIWPNNDHNKTMNTITSYKSKKGDQTRIRTYNLIDFFKDRQRKIEDALLKARIKNMEAKYPTWFDKLDGLNICELTQFAMWLQNKEKIVMAHLDLMKRNNNMTIIQQPFMFSFDNRPAAYVSL
- the LOC122595780 gene encoding 60S ribosomal protein L28-2-like; translation: MATVPGQLIWEIVKKNNCFLVKEFGNNTQSVQFSKEPNNLYNLNSYKHSGLANKKTVTIQPAGKEQSILLATSKTKKQAKPASLLHKSVMKKEFNRMAKAVINQVANNYYRPDLKKAALARLSAVNRSLKVSKSGVKKKNRQATRVYGRK